Sequence from the Segatella copri genome:
ACCAGTGCCCACAAAACTCCGGGCATCGCCGAAACCGAAAAGAAGGCTACCCCATTGCTGACCGAACTCGATAATGAGATTTCGTTCAACAAGAAACTCTTCGAACGCATCAAGTATGTTTACGACAACGAATATAAGAAACTCAAGGGCGAAGACAAGCGCCTTACTGAGGTTATCTATAAGAGTTTTGTACGTTCAGGCGCCCTTCTTTCTGCCGAGAAGATGGAGCGCATGAAGCAGATCAACTCCCGCATCTCTGAATTGCAGCAGGAATGGGGCAATCTTCTTCCTGCCGCTACCAACAACGCCGTGGTTTGGGTGAACAGCAAGGAAGAACTCGCCGGATTGAGCGATGCAGACATTGCACAATGCAAGAAAGATGCTGAGAGCCGCGGAGGCAAGGCGCCTTACTGCATCGTCATCATCAACACCACCCAGCAGCCTATCCTCACCAATCTCCAGAACCGCGAACTGCGCAAGAAGGTGTATATGGCAAGCATCCACCGTGCCGATGGTACTAACCCAAAATTCAACACCTTCCCTATCGTAACCGAGATTGCCAAGTTGCGTGCCGAGAAGGGCAAGCTGATGGGATATGACAACTATGCCGACTATTCGCTCGAAAAGACAATGGCTAAGAACAGCAAGAATGTGGATGATTTCCTGAAGCAGCTCATCAAGGAATATGCTCCTAAGGCTGATGCTGAAACCAAGGCGATAGAAGCGTATGCACAGAAGACTGAAGGCAAGGACTTCAAGCTGCAGCCATACGACCGCTTCTATTATTCTGCAAAGATGAAGAAGGAGATGCTCAACATTACCGATGATGAGATTAAGCCATACTTCAACATCGACAGCGTACAGGTGAATGGTGTGTTCTATGCCGCCCATCGTGTATACGGACTGAACTTCAAGCAGCGCAAGGATATTCCTACTTATCACCCTGACATGAAGGTATTCGAGGTAAGCGATAAGAACGGCAAGCCTATCGCCCTCTTCTACAGCGATTACTTCCGCCGTCCTACCAAGCGTGGCGGTGCATGGATGAGCGCCTTTGCCAAGCAGAGCAAGCAGCGCGGCCAGTTGCCTATAATATATAATGTATGCAACAATGCCAAGGCACCGGAGGGTCAGCCATCTCTCATCACATGGGATGAGGTTACTACCCTGTTCCATGAGTTCGGTCATGCGCTTCACGGAATCCTTTCCGACTGCAAATACAATACCCTTTCAGGAACAGCCGTTGCCCGCGATTTCGTAGAGATGCCATCCCAGTTTAACGAATCGTTTGCATCTATTCCGGAGATATTCGACCATTACGCCCGTCATACCGAGACCGGTGCTGCGATGCCAGC
This genomic interval carries:
- a CDS encoding M3 family metallopeptidase, translating into MMKLNKTFLTLGLAALLQMPASSFAQTAGGNRQNPLLTKSSLPFGAPDFSKIQESDYLPAIEAAIKEQRTNIQKIVNNKKKPNFQNTILAYEESGALLEKVTNIFFGLTSAHKTPGIAETEKKATPLLTELDNEISFNKKLFERIKYVYDNEYKKLKGEDKRLTEVIYKSFVRSGALLSAEKMERMKQINSRISELQQEWGNLLPAATNNAVVWVNSKEELAGLSDADIAQCKKDAESRGGKAPYCIVIINTTQQPILTNLQNRELRKKVYMASIHRADGTNPKFNTFPIVTEIAKLRAEKGKLMGYDNYADYSLEKTMAKNSKNVDDFLKQLIKEYAPKADAETKAIEAYAQKTEGKDFKLQPYDRFYYSAKMKKEMLNITDDEIKPYFNIDSVQVNGVFYAAHRVYGLNFKQRKDIPTYHPDMKVFEVSDKNGKPIALFYSDYFRRPTKRGGAWMSAFAKQSKQRGQLPIIYNVCNNAKAPEGQPSLITWDEVTTLFHEFGHALHGILSDCKYNTLSGTAVARDFVEMPSQFNESFASIPEIFDHYARHTETGAAMPADLKERMLKSISFQTAYSLGENLAATCLDLAWHKISEEEVPSPYMAGAFEKEELHNIGLLNTQIPPRYSTSYFNHVWSGGYAAGYYSYLWTEVLAVNIADYFAKHGALDPAVGQAFRDKILSRGNTKDQMEMFTDFTGMEKPDASGFLKARGL